A window of Borrelia sp. A-FGy1 contains these coding sequences:
- the murD gene encoding UDP-N-acetylmuramoyl-L-alanine--D-glutamate ligase: MRLDEIKFKNFLVMGLGLNGGGLAVSRFLLKHGANLVITDLKSALELEPSIKSLGEFRDRIKFVLGYHDENDFKNADIVIKNPGVGFDNKYLKLARRVETDISLFLMFNKNPIIAITGTKGKSTLASLLHQVLATKYPKVKLGGNIGISPLSFLDDLDSISPIVLELSSWQLHNIENLNPIVSIITNIYHDHQNFYSRFDDYIKDKSKVFINQKSGILISQDRAYYSYFYKFKIDLKVVLFSEKVPLSFKNDIFYFFNDKVYLNDELITTLRETKLVLLISKIVVIFISYYLKLDLRFISNVVDCFDGIEHRLELVREIDGVKYYNDTASTIPDSTVLSVKSLKENGVFINLIVGGTDKELDFLIFSEILGMVKTWILLRGSADLKIIKFLEENDINYFIFSSLEECVYYSREISVQNDIVLFSPASASFELFKNEFDRGFQFKKLVNNMI; encoded by the coding sequence GTGCGTTTAGATGAAATAAAATTTAAAAATTTTTTAGTTATGGGTTTGGGTCTTAATGGAGGAGGTCTAGCTGTTTCAAGATTTTTGTTAAAACATGGGGCTAATTTAGTAATAACTGACTTGAAGAGTGCGCTGGAATTAGAGCCAAGCATAAAGTCTTTAGGAGAATTTAGAGATAGGATAAAATTTGTTTTAGGTTATCATGATGAAAATGATTTTAAGAATGCAGATATTGTTATTAAGAATCCTGGCGTGGGCTTTGACAATAAATATTTAAAGCTCGCAAGAAGAGTTGAGACAGATATTAGTTTATTTTTAATGTTTAACAAAAATCCAATAATTGCTATTACAGGAACTAAAGGTAAATCAACCCTGGCATCTCTTTTGCATCAAGTTTTAGCCACTAAATATCCAAAAGTTAAACTGGGGGGTAATATTGGGATATCACCTTTAAGTTTTTTGGACGATCTTGATTCTATTTCTCCTATAGTTTTAGAGCTCTCTTCTTGGCAACTGCATAATATTGAAAATTTAAATCCTATTGTTAGTATTATTACAAATATTTACCATGATCATCAAAATTTTTATTCAAGGTTTGATGATTATATAAAAGATAAATCAAAAGTTTTTATAAATCAGAAATCAGGGATCTTAATATCTCAAGATAGAGCTTATTATAGTTACTTTTATAAGTTTAAGATAGATTTGAAAGTTGTTTTATTTTCAGAGAAAGTTCCTTTAAGCTTTAAAAATGATATTTTTTATTTTTTTAATGACAAAGTTTATCTAAATGATGAGTTGATAACTACTCTTAGAGAAACAAAGCTTGTTTTATTAATATCTAAGATAGTTGTTATTTTTATTTCATATTACTTAAAATTGGATTTGAGATTTATTTCTAATGTTGTTGATTGCTTTGATGGAATTGAACATAGGTTAGAGCTTGTAAGAGAAATTGATGGTGTTAAATACTATAATGATACGGCATCAACAATTCCTGATTCTACAGTTCTTTCTGTTAAAAGTTTAAAGGAAAATGGAGTTTTTATTAATCTTATTGTTGGCGGAACTGACAAAGAACTTGATTTTTTAATTTTTAGTGAAATTTTAGGTATGGTTAAAACTTGGATTTTATTGAGAGGAAGCGCTGATTTAAAAATCATTAAGTTTTTAGAAGAAAATGATATTAATTATTTTATCTTTTCTTCACTAGAGGAATGTGTTTATTATTCTAGGGAAATTTCTGTTCAAAATGATATAGTTTTATTTTCACCGGCTAGTGCATCTTTTGAACTTTTTAAAAATGAGTTTGATAGAGGTTTTCAATTTAAGAAATTAGTAAATAATATGATTTAA
- a CDS encoding peptidoglycan bridge formation glycyltransferase FemA/FemB family protein: protein MNIKKIEIENLNENYLQSKLWALVKKASEEKSPWKAIAINSEIFNKILVMQRKLFGNFYLAYIAHPEFSNKKIEEINIDEINFQIKQFSKSIKSYLHKNTIFLRFDLMYYTSRNLKEDYIPIKIKLKGLQKSFDDIQPLNTTIINLKDSLDNIQAKMKKKTRYNIKLSNKKKLKIIIDDEFKYFDEFYRLHEETAKRDKFAIHSKDYIKNLIQEFKKDENSNIKLIIALYNEKLISGIIVGIYKEKATYLYGASSRENRHLMSNYAVQFATIQVLKNQSIKEYDLLGIPPTANEKHHLFGLFQFKTGFGGKIIHRIGCYDFIYNKFLYKIYRIIEILRFFYYKVIKKRL, encoded by the coding sequence ATGAATATCAAAAAAATTGAAATAGAAAATCTAAATGAAAACTATCTTCAAAGTAAATTATGGGCACTTGTAAAAAAAGCCTCAGAAGAAAAAAGCCCATGGAAAGCAATAGCTATAAACAGTGAAATTTTTAACAAAATTCTTGTGATGCAAAGAAAATTATTTGGAAATTTTTACTTAGCCTACATTGCTCATCCAGAGTTTTCAAACAAAAAAATTGAAGAAATTAATATAGATGAAATCAATTTTCAAATTAAACAATTTAGCAAATCTATAAAGTCATATTTGCATAAAAACACCATCTTTTTAAGATTTGACTTAATGTATTATACATCAAGAAACTTAAAAGAAGACTATATTCCAATAAAGATTAAACTAAAAGGACTTCAAAAATCATTTGACGACATACAGCCCTTAAATACAACGATAATAAATCTAAAAGATTCATTAGACAATATTCAAGCTAAAATGAAAAAGAAAACAAGATACAATATTAAACTTAGTAATAAAAAAAAACTCAAAATAATAATAGATGATGAATTTAAATATTTTGATGAATTTTACAGACTCCATGAAGAAACAGCTAAAAGAGACAAATTTGCCATTCATTCAAAAGATTATATAAAAAATTTGATACAAGAATTTAAAAAAGATGAAAATTCAAATATCAAATTAATAATAGCCCTATATAACGAAAAACTCATATCTGGCATAATTGTTGGCATCTATAAAGAAAAAGCCACATATCTTTATGGAGCATCAAGCAGAGAAAACAGACACTTAATGTCTAATTATGCAGTGCAATTTGCTACAATACAAGTACTTAAAAATCAATCAATAAAAGAATATGATCTCTTAGGTATTCCTCCCACTGCTAATGAAAAACATCATTTATTTGGTCTATTCCAATTTAAAACTGGGTTTGGAGGAAAGATTATTCACAGGATTGGATGCTATGATTTTATTTACAACAAATTTTTATATAAAATCTATAGAATTATTGAAATATTAAGATTTTTTTACTACAAAGTTATAAAAAAAAGACTTTAA